In one window of Leptospira sp. WS92.C1 DNA:
- a CDS encoding cytochrome c maturation protein CcmE, producing the protein MNIKFTVLAGIILLSLGSIAYFSSKETSYTLLDASELAAAPAKYQDDLLRVRGFVKLGSVVREGKTAKFILEFNEKQIPVFFTGETLLPDAFKEGTRARVDGYMKDGVLISDHVEAKCASKYEADYSEENK; encoded by the coding sequence ATGAATATCAAATTTACGGTCCTCGCAGGGATCATTCTACTTTCCCTCGGCTCCATCGCTTATTTTTCCTCTAAGGAAACTTCCTATACTTTATTGGACGCTTCCGAACTCGCAGCTGCTCCTGCAAAATACCAAGACGACCTTTTGAGAGTCAGAGGTTTTGTAAAATTGGGATCCGTAGTTCGGGAAGGTAAGACCGCAAAATTTATCTTAGAATTCAATGAGAAACAAATCCCGGTATTTTTTACCGGTGAAACACTGCTTCCGGACGCTTTTAAAGAAGGCACCCGCGCGCGAGTGGACGGTTATATGAAGGATGGAGTGTTGATCTCCGATCATGTCGAAGCGAAATGCGCGTCCAAATACGAAGCCGACTATTCGGAAGAAAATAAATAA
- a CDS encoding YdcF family protein, translating to MSTVLFSISKLATLILFPLPLILLLLLIAGGKLKRWKEKFSIWIPVVILWIFSTSTVSQKLVQSLEIYYPPVTLDRVPKADVILVLGGMVSTLSKHDEPVELYNTAERLTETVRLYRAQKAPKILFSGGSGNLFYQEVPESEPAGRFLRQMGIPDSSLILESKSRNTSENVAYTLELLRERGWKSVILVTSSFHMKRSVEIFQGKGIQLIPYPTDFRAQKAVLTLDNFFPSTFCLENSTISIKEWIGILVYKIRHS from the coding sequence ATGTCCACAGTTTTATTTTCAATTTCAAAACTCGCGACCTTAATCTTATTCCCTCTTCCATTGATTCTCCTGCTCCTTTTAATCGCGGGTGGAAAACTCAAACGATGGAAGGAAAAATTTTCGATCTGGATACCTGTTGTCATTCTCTGGATTTTTTCCACGAGCACCGTTTCTCAAAAGTTAGTCCAATCCTTGGAAATTTATTATCCACCGGTGACCCTGGATCGGGTTCCAAAAGCGGACGTAATACTCGTGTTAGGCGGAATGGTTTCGACCCTGAGCAAACACGATGAACCGGTGGAGCTCTACAACACCGCGGAAAGACTTACAGAAACCGTAAGACTCTATCGGGCTCAAAAGGCTCCGAAAATTCTATTTTCCGGGGGATCGGGAAATCTATTTTATCAGGAAGTTCCCGAATCGGAACCCGCGGGAAGATTTTTGAGACAAATGGGGATACCCGATTCTTCTTTGATCTTGGAAAGTAAAAGTCGCAACACTTCCGAAAATGTCGCTTATACTCTGGAATTGTTAAGAGAACGCGGTTGGAAATCCGTCATCCTGGTCACTTCTTCCTTTCATATGAAACGTTCCGTAGAAATTTTTCAAGGAAAGGGAATTCAACTCATTCCCTATCCTACCGACTTTCGTGCCCAGAAGGCGGTTCTTACACTGGACAATTTCTTTCCTTCTACATTTTGTTTGGAAAACTCCACGATTTCGATCAAGGAATGGATCGGGATTCTCGTTTATAAAATTCGCCATTCCTAA